The Aquila chrysaetos chrysaetos chromosome 18, bAquChr1.4, whole genome shotgun sequence genomic interval atgcttcatgCATTGAAGCTAATCTAGTTTCTGGCTCCCTCCACCACAATAATGTTGTACTTAATTCAGAATATTGTACTTCTGCATCTTCTCAGTAAAAAAGTAATGTAACATAAtccaattattttcagtttcttgtttGATAGGTGGGGAACCATATCAAAACACTGCTGACCATACCAGAATATGGCAGCACCACACTAATTTGCAGtctggtaggaaaaaaaacccacaaaacattTGGAGCTTTTGTGTATGGATTAGTAGAGTATTGGTAGTGAATCACCACTACGACCCATTCTACACAGCGTGTTAGTAAAGTGTACTTTTAAAAAGCGCAACtgcacaggaggaagaaaggctTTAAGGTGACCGTGTATTTCAGTGCAGTCCATGTAACATCGTCTAACAGTGAAGTCTTCAATAAAAGTAGATTCAAGTAAGCACTGAAACAACCCCTCTTACTGTCAAGAAATGTAGTGAATGAGGATGTTCATTCATCCTAATGAATGCTGTTCTTCGAATGCTGTTCTTCTTAATCTGAACTACATTCTTTAGAAAAGGTACAGGTCATTGGAAATTTTGAGGAGGAAGCAGGATTAGTCATCTCCTTTGTTTGcaaacagtaaaagaaaggcaaaagccaCAGATTAAAAATGACCAATTTCATATATACATGACCCTGGGACCAgcattccttttcttcagatttaTGTACATTGCATTAGAAGTAAAACCTTATTCATCCTGCTGGAAGAATTTCCCTGACCTAAACATGATTTACATGATCTGTTGTTGGCTCTGGgtaaggaaagcaagaaagagcCCTACATTTGCACAGTCCTTTTAGCAACGGATTGCCACAGgttctccttttctgttgtgCTCAGCAAATACTCAGTCTCTCCACGGCTGATCCCCGGGCAGTCCACTGGTTCCTCTTTGCAACAAGTGCTTTAACAGCTCTGGAGACAATGCACTCCGCCTCCTGCCTCCCTTAGCACAAGCATCATAAACTGATCACTGTATATACACTGTTGTTTCCTCACACTTCAAAGAAGTCAAACAAAATAGAGTCTAatcagaagaagaagaaaaaaaaaaaggaaaaaaagttttccacaACCTCCCCATGGGTCTCTGCAGAATCAACATTCTCTTAGAAAACTACATAAAGATTCTAGGAAAACTTTTTCCTACAGTTTTGAAGACAGGAACTGTTTCCTACCATTTTTACAAATCAAACTACTGAGAAGCTATCACTGCTTAATAACAGCTAGGTACAATATTCTAAAGCTATTCTaatcaaataaacaaaatacatttgtgacATATTTTCCCTACTTTATTGTTAGCTTACTCATTAATTAgcaaaatgcattattttgcaATGAGTTTCTCAGTCAGTGTGCATTAGTGAAGTGACACTGTATGGAAACTATAAAGGAGACTTCACCTCCTAATTATATGCCTATAAGAAGCAGGAGTTAGATCTACTTAGCAATAGTGTACTcaagtaaaggaaaaatgcGCTACATATTAAAGacatgttgaagaaaaaaaaatctccaattAGAAAGCCCAAATGAACGCACATTGTTAATAAAGAGCTCCACACCCCTCCCAAgaacaacacccccccccaaattatgAACATGCAAGCAATACGTTGATTTACTTAAAAATCAAGAAGTCACACAATTCAGCACTCACTACAAAATATGGTTAAAAAAGTCACAGGCTACAGcttgaaagcaaggaaaaaaaaaggcccttTGCTCCCCATGGCAAAGTCACTCctcaacaacaaaaacaaaattaaaaagaccccccccaaaaaaacttTCACTACAGCTCtttcaattaaataaaagcacacaGTTTAGCTATCAACACCACTTCattactgtaataaataaattaaaaaaaagcacacgGAGGTCTATTGactatatgaaaaaaacatacatGCATCGTTAATCACCATTTTAGCTTGTTTGTGTTTGAGTCTACTGGTTACAGAGTTTAATTCCAAACAGAACTATTCCACCTCTTATCATCATATCCTTCTGATCAGTTATCTTAACTGTAAACGATCCCTGTCAGATTAGAAAGAGATAAATAACATTGAGTCaagctgaaaaaagagaaatggggcACAGCAATCTTGCATCAAGTCATACCTCCTTGTTTTATCATAGGGTCATACGGGACTGGACTGCTTAGGTGGAAGGGACACGTCCCACACAACTTGACTCAGCTGCGGCATTTAGAACATGACCGACAAGGTGAGCGCATTTATGGGTAGACATTTATAAGTCTGAGAACTTATGCATTGCTGTTGAGTTTATAAGGCTGCTACTGCAAGAGGCCTTCAAGGatcatactttttctttcctttttttaaaaaaagatttttcctcccctgtttGAGGTCCCATTGAACAGACTTACCCAAAAGGCCTCTGTATGAGAGCTGGATGAAGCTGCTGGACACCAAAGGCAAAACCTACCAACAAAAACACATCATATTCTCTGTATGGGTGTTCCTTTGGCCACTTATTTAtgctatatatacacacacacacaaatgcagagTGACAGCCTTCACTAACAACCTCCAGTGATGAGAATTTTTGTAGAACcaaaaattagaaagcaaaatgtatCAATCcgtatgtatacacacacacacatacgtgCATCCAGAACTTAAAAACAGTAAAGTGCGTTCTTTCCTAGAGATGTTTAGAAGAATGACTTTTTCTAAACAACAAGCACAaggttttctttcatattttatttcgTGCTCCACTCTGGTCCCTAACTTTAGCCGCTGAATGATTATATGGTACTTTCTATGCATCAGTGTATTTGTGTACCTTCTACAGACTTAAATTCGAGCCATCTCTGCTCATGAGGACTTAGCATGGGGTCAAATCCtaacttcatttctgttcttcaaGGGCCCAAGCATAAACCCCTTCTTTCCTTGGTGGGCACTCAATTACTCACACAAGTGTTCCTCAGGCTGAGCACACGGGAATTCAGAGCAGCCTCCTATAGAGCACAAATGTGCACACACTCTGCGCTCCTGTCGCTCTTGCAGCGAAGCAGCAGTTTGGGAAGTGGCTAGGACATCAGATTGGCTCAGATGTGGTCTTAAGAAGagccatttcattttcaagtctGCATAATAGCTCCCATCTGTTTGAGGAGTTTGCATTAAGATGTTGTTTGTATTAATAAGACCGCACACATTGGAAGCGATTCATTCCTAGGCCAATCTTTCCCTGCAACGATACTGTAAATGGTCAGCGCCACCACATTCCCAGCAGTAGGAATAACCACTGAAGTGCCTGAGCTGTGGAAGTCTTCCTGGGGAGCTGCAGATATTTTATCTCtgattgcttttggtttttaaataaggCACGTGTACAAAATAGCCAGAAAATTACCGCAcgctgcatttaaaaatcaaaaccaaagcacacCCAAACAGCGAGCGTACTTCACGGAAGAGCAGGACAGCACTaccttttttaaagttttaccCTCTTCAGAAACCTGAGGTAGAGAGAGAAAAGCCGTTCAGGGCCGCTTCCTCACCTGGCTGCATTATCCGCGGCTTGGCACCCAGGTACGCCAGGTTCACGTTGGCTTTCCTGCCATCGATGATGGGGTTGGGGTCTTTACAAGCCCTTTCAGCGGCAGCTCTGTCAGCCATGGTGACCTTAACGGGCGATGCTGCGCGTTAGAACCCTTTCCGCCGGGAAGGAGAAACCTCTCCCCCACGGCAGCCACCCagctgccccccctccccgggcgcCGCTGGGGGACAGCCGGGGCAGCGAGGGGCCCCCGCCCGCCGAGccgagcggagcggagccgagcggagcGTCCCGGCGGCCGCGCCGAGGAGCGGGCAGCGGGGCGCCGGGGGCCGCTGGCCGGCGCAGGGCGGAGGGCGCGGGCCGGGCTCCGCCGCCGGCAGATAACCCCCGGCACGGCCGTATCAGGGAGCAACAGGCGCGCTGCCGGCGCTGCGAGAAATTAGGCAATTCCTCCCCTCAATCTCCTTTTCCAGTaatgacacccccccccccccgcctctctCCAAACTccccagcagggagaggaggaaaaaaaaaaaaaaaaaaaggagaaaacgCAAAAAGCCAAAGTGCCCGACAGCCCCTCCCGTCCCCCGagcccggggctgcccggctTCTCGCAGCGgtgtgtcccgtccccccccgcgAAGTTCCTCCGCGATGCCCACGCAGCCGTCcacctgccccctccccggccgccgttccccccgccctgccccgcgcCCCGGCACTTACAAAGCCGTATCCCCGGGACTTGCCCGTCTGCCGGTCGGTGATGACCACCGCCTCCTCGATGTCCCCGAAGACCTCGAAGTACTTGCGCAGGCTGGAGTCGGTGGTGTGGTAGGGCAAGCCCCCGACGAAGATCTTGGTGTAAGTGGTGTCCTTCTGCGTCGTGTGCATCTTCCGCCCGGCCCTgcgcgccgcgccgcgctcTGCACCCACGCGTGGCCGCCGGGGCGTGCGGGTCCTGGGCGGCGAGACCCGCTTCCAGGGTCAGCCCcgctctttttttcttttttaatttttttttttttccctcctccgctctgccccccccccccgtttcccccccccccccgccacccagtTACAATGCGATTCCCTTTTGCCTTTGCAAAcccagcttcctcctccttcaagAGCGGAGCCCCGCAGCCTCCGGCGGTTTTGAGGTAGGTACCGgcaaaaggaggaggggaggccGGGCAGCGGCCAGCCTGGCGGCCGCAGCGCTGGAAAcgagcagaagcagcagctggaagagcagcGCAGGGCCCGGGCGCTAACAACTGAGTGGCCTCCCGCCCCCTAAAAGCCACCGGGTCGGGCACTCTcggttcctcctcctcctcctcctcctcctcctcctcgcaggggcggggacggcggcggggcggaCCCGGCGCTCGGCCGCGGCCCAGCCGGGGCTGACACACAGCTGTTGGCAACAGCTGGATGCCCCCGTccccgtccgtcccccccaCCGCCCCGTGCGGCGGGAGCTGGCCCTTGGGTCCGtcaggggaaggggctgcttCAGGGGTGCCCCGCGGGGAGGCTCGGTGCCCTCCGAGGCAGGTTTACCCCTGGCTTGTGCAAATAGGGAGTGCCGGGGGACAGGGTCTTGTGGGGTCAGTCACCACTGCCCGGCCAGCCGGAGAGCCCACGGGCAGAGCCGGCTCACTGGGAGCTGGCAGTCCTCAAATGTTTCGATCCCTTCCAGAAGGCTTGTGGCGAAAGCCCTGCCACCCGCGCTTACCTCTCACCCCAGGCTAGCAAAGCTATGGTGCCATAGCACTTCCTTTTTTACTGttgtggtggtgatggtggttGATGGTGGTGGTTCTTGTTATTGGCTTGGATGcgggatgaaaaaaaaatggtgaagctgcttgccttgtttttctcttctcttgctgcCTTTACTCTGTGCTGGGACTGGGAAGGATGcagaggaacaaaaagaaaggaacgTCTGTGTGACATGGAGAGGCAGAGGACTGTGGGagttggggggaagggagaCTCACAGGGAGACAGGAAGGATGGGAGGAAGGTTAAAGATTGGGGCAAACAGATGTGCACATGTGTATAGACTTCTAAACCATTCCCTTGTGGTCCCAAAGTCTTGATAAGTACTGgtgtctcttcttcctctttctcctacTTCCTCTGTCTGTTAGACTTTTTCCTGTGAAGTCCCTCTCTCCCTTAGAAAATGGAGCAATGCACCAGTTTGCAAGAGGGACTTTCACAAAGGTCTTCAGCCCCTCCGGTACCAAACGTTGACCATAATGACAACGCTTAGCCCTAAACTTAGGCCCTGCTTGCCCTATATCTAGCCTGGGccccatttgtttttttcaacagTCATTATCCTAGTTCTAATGGCCTGTACAATACTAGGTCATGCTGTCACTAGAACTAACCCCAAAGACTACTTGATCCTTCAGACTCTCCAGATTAAATCATTTGGTTTAATATGTTAGGACTAACTCAGGTTGAAGCCTAGCAACCCTAGCAGCATCCAGAcataaatgttgcttttcagcTCAAGCTATGACAAGCCCTCAACCTTGGCCTGAGTCCAGTTAGGCCAGCTAACTCTGCCCCAAAATTTCTTCTGGCATGGCTCTCATGTTGATCTGGAACTTGTGTTAAAACTGACACTCCAACCACTTCTGTTCCAAGGGCTAATCGTAACCTTAAACTCTGGCCCAGTGACCTGAACTTAAATACTAGCCCAACTAAAGGTGTCAGCACTCACTAGAGCACTACAGCACACATGCCGCTTAGGAGTACATTTAGCTTCTCAGCCCCTTCCAGACCTGAAAGATGAACTTCACCTAAACCCAAACGTAGCCCATCCCATCACATTCCCTTTCCCTTGCTGTGCCCAGCACTCCAGCATGTCTTGCGGCATCTGCAGGAATGGTGAATTAGCCTAGTTTTTCAGTCATTACACAAACTCCTGTATTAAGGCCAGAAAAGCAACACTTGAGTATCCCAGAACTAATTGCAGCTGTATTTAGGAATTCACCTCTTTCATCCCAGACACATGGCCCAAAAAAATTTGAGCCCAAGTGGAAGATTGGTGACTTTGACAGACTCAAACCCAAAACCTAGCCTTTTGGTCTAACAGCAACAGCAGGTCTTCCAGGATCCAGAAACAAAACCTAACTTCCCACATCTATATCCCAACAAAGGACAAACTTCTTGCATTCTGATAGGCTTCAATCAGGCAGCCCTTGTGCTAGCTTGAGTCATTCTGTCACAAGTCCAAACACAACCACAATACCATCATTGCCTTGAAGTGTTTTAAGAGATGTCTtaataaaaaccccacagtttaTTTCCCTCCGATGTCCCTAATCTGCTTACTATTTTTGCAGCCTTTACAGGTTCCTGTAATGAACAAGCCTTTTCTGGTTCTTCTCTCCTAAGGCACAAACCTGATTCCAGCCAAACGTAGCCTTAAACTAAGAAAGGTAGCCCCCACAGCAATAGACCTAACTGCACTACTTCACTACCTTAATGCTACAGGTCTACTGACCCTACAGGAACTGAAAATATATCTCCAGCCCAAATTCTTGCCCATTAGATTTTTCTGTGTGCCAAGCCTCATCCTATTTCAGTGGTGCCTACAGGATTCACATATAATATCAGCAGTTCTTGCCCTGCTTTTCCTAACCTTAAACTGAACCGTAACTATCATCCGTACCACAGCCACTGCAAAACCCAGTGGTCCTGGAATCACAGTTTTGTAATCTCATTTCTCTCACACCCTAAGCCCAATCTTCAACCTAACCATAGTTTAAAGAGCTGATGCTGCTGTCCTGTGAGTATCCTGCACAATCTCACTAGTACTTCCATCCTTGTTTGATATTCCCTAGAGGATTAAGATGGTCACACCATTCTCCATCCAGTTCTCAGACCTAAGCTCTGTCCCTAAACCTTAACAAAAGAACTGTTCCTGCTAT includes:
- the RBM24 gene encoding RNA-binding protein 24 isoform X1, whose translation is MHTTQKDTTYTKIFVGGLPYHTTDSSLRKYFEVFGDIEEAVVITDRQTGKSRGYGFVTMADRAAAERACKDPNPIIDGRKANVNLAYLGAKPRIMQPGFAFGVQQLHPALIQRPFGIPAHYVYPQAFVQPGVVIPHVQPAAAAASTTPYIDYTGAAYAQYSAAAAAYEQYPYAASPAAAAGYVAAGGYGYAVQQPITAAAPGTAAAAAAAFGQYQPQQLQTDRMQ
- the RBM24 gene encoding RNA-binding protein 24 isoform X2, encoding MHTTQKDTTYTKIFVGGLPYHTTDSSLRKYFEVFGDIEEAVVITDRQTGKSRGYGFVTMADRAAAERACKDPNPIIDGRKANVNLAYLGAKPRIMQPGFAFGVQQLHPALIQRPFGIPAHYVYPQAFVQPGVVIPHVQPAAAAASTTPYIDYTGAAYAQYSAAAAAYEQYPYAASPAAAAGFQKLSS